From Deltaproteobacteria bacterium HGW-Deltaproteobacteria-4, one genomic window encodes:
- a CDS encoding transcriptional regulator: protein MLEQRKAYLEARARVLKAMAHATRLFIIEELEKEERCVCDLTAMIGADISTVSKHLSVLKQAGIVRDDKRGNQVFYRLRVPCILNFFGCVESVLQNRAKEHAASLEAVGH from the coding sequence ATGCTCGAACAACGCAAAGCCTATCTCGAAGCCCGCGCACGGGTGCTCAAAGCCATGGCCCATGCGACCCGACTCTTTATCATCGAAGAATTGGAAAAAGAAGAACGTTGCGTCTGCGACCTGACCGCGATGATCGGCGCCGATATCTCTACCGTGTCCAAACACCTCTCCGTACTAAAACAGGCAGGTATTGTCCGCGATGATAAGCGCGGCAATCAGGTCTTCTATCGGTTGCGGGTCCCCTGCATCCTGAACTTCTTCGGCTGCGTTGAATCAGTATTGCAGAACCGGGCAAAGGAGCATGCCGCCTCCCTGGAGGCCGTCGGGCACTAG